From one Luteolibacter sp. SL250 genomic stretch:
- a CDS encoding response regulator transcription factor, producing MKNPVRLLLADDHAIVIAGLTALLGLEPGFEVVATAEDGEEAVRKYDEHRPDVALIDLRMPGMGGIEAARRIISRHPGARILIISTFESEEDIHRALQAGVGGYLLKGSKRPELVAAIRAVFEGKRWLSAPVARLAAERAKQPELTARQVEVLDLVSKGLSTKEMAVILGLTSEGTKHHLQQIYQKLGVSTRAEATSEALRRGILHPD from the coding sequence ATGAAAAATCCCGTCCGTCTCCTGCTTGCCGATGATCACGCGATTGTCATCGCGGGGCTGACCGCGCTCCTGGGGCTTGAGCCGGGGTTTGAAGTCGTGGCGACGGCGGAGGACGGTGAGGAAGCGGTCAGGAAGTACGACGAACACCGTCCGGACGTGGCGCTGATCGATCTGCGGATGCCGGGGATGGGAGGCATCGAAGCCGCCCGGCGCATCATCTCCCGGCACCCGGGTGCACGCATCCTGATCATTTCCACCTTTGAGAGCGAAGAGGACATCCACCGCGCGCTGCAGGCAGGTGTCGGCGGCTACCTTCTCAAGGGCTCGAAGCGCCCCGAACTGGTCGCGGCCATCCGTGCGGTGTTCGAAGGGAAGCGCTGGCTTTCCGCTCCTGTCGCCCGTCTCGCCGCGGAGCGTGCCAAGCAACCCGAGCTGACCGCGCGTCAGGTGGAGGTCCTCGATCTTGTTTCAAAAGGCCTCAGCACCAAGGAAATGGCCGTGATCCTGGGCCTGACGAGCGAGGGTACGAAACATCACCTCCAGCAGATCTACCAGAAGCTCGGAGTCTCCACCCGGGCGGAAGCCACCTCCGAAGCGCTCCGCCGCGGCATTCTCCACCCAGACTGA
- a CDS encoding SpoIIE family protein phosphatase: MTPLQHSITGALLLFVIAAVVLVVALQNQRRHSRRLRVRFRDHDAKEHRMFTFLHDLGESIENEPSPAVLSRIIVDGIDKVVKATGGAIYFVSEENGGYLNPSYVSEDCPPLIGLPADVRKKAEKDPRAIDSYIRLSRVGIGDGILGYCLEAGEVIQVDDVKGHPSFRDIHAPYKEDVSVLMAPLRHAGKDMGVLAVARRHQDGYFSDNDFAVFKSAAEQSAFAIGNARIHREASEKRAMESELRTAREVQQVLLPQKDPVVPGFRISGTNLPARIISGDYYDYIDLGDAKCGIVIADVSGKGVPAGLLMAMCRSSLRSVAAGEHSPSKALGLVNRQLFPDIREDMFISMAYGILDGMTGILTLSRAGHDPALCYRAAAGTVESLRSPGLALGVDSGQVFERVTKDQEVPLHAGDCVLFYTDGVKEAVDAKEEEFGMERMAEVFRSAAPHGAEAVLLRMQEELKAFTGECAQMDDITLVVIEKR, encoded by the coding sequence ATGACACCTCTCCAGCATTCGATCACAGGTGCGCTGTTGTTGTTCGTGATCGCGGCCGTGGTGCTAGTGGTTGCCCTGCAGAACCAGCGCCGTCATTCCCGCAGGTTGCGCGTGCGGTTCAGGGATCATGATGCGAAGGAGCACCGGATGTTCACTTTCCTCCATGACCTGGGGGAGTCGATCGAGAACGAGCCGTCCCCGGCCGTGCTTTCCCGCATCATCGTGGATGGCATCGACAAGGTGGTGAAGGCGACCGGCGGGGCGATCTATTTTGTTTCGGAGGAGAACGGTGGCTACCTGAACCCGTCTTATGTTTCGGAGGACTGTCCTCCGCTCATCGGTCTTCCGGCGGATGTCAGGAAGAAGGCGGAGAAGGATCCGCGCGCGATCGACAGCTACATCCGTTTGTCACGGGTTGGCATCGGGGACGGGATCCTCGGGTATTGCCTGGAGGCGGGTGAGGTGATCCAGGTGGATGATGTGAAAGGCCATCCCTCGTTCCGTGACATCCATGCTCCTTACAAGGAGGACGTGTCCGTGCTGATGGCTCCGCTGCGCCACGCGGGGAAAGACATGGGAGTGCTGGCGGTGGCCCGCCGTCACCAGGACGGATATTTCTCCGACAACGACTTCGCCGTGTTCAAATCCGCCGCGGAACAATCAGCCTTCGCCATCGGCAACGCGCGCATCCATCGGGAAGCCAGTGAAAAACGGGCGATGGAGAGCGAGCTGCGGACCGCGCGCGAAGTACAGCAAGTGCTGCTCCCGCAGAAGGACCCGGTGGTGCCGGGCTTCCGCATCAGCGGAACCAACCTGCCTGCCCGCATCATCAGCGGTGATTACTACGACTACATCGACCTCGGAGATGCGAAGTGCGGCATCGTCATCGCGGACGTTTCCGGCAAGGGTGTCCCGGCGGGTCTGCTGATGGCCATGTGCCGCAGCTCCCTGCGCTCCGTGGCGGCGGGCGAGCATTCGCCGTCCAAGGCGCTCGGACTGGTGAACCGCCAGCTTTTCCCGGACATCCGGGAGGACATGTTCATCAGCATGGCTTACGGCATCCTCGATGGCATGACCGGAATCCTCACGCTGTCCAGGGCGGGACATGACCCTGCGCTCTGCTACCGGGCGGCGGCCGGAACGGTCGAGTCCCTGCGCTCTCCGGGGCTCGCACTGGGGGTGGACAGCGGTCAGGTTTTCGAGCGGGTGACCAAGGATCAGGAGGTGCCGCTGCACGCGGGGGACTGCGTTCTGTTCTATACGGACGGTGTGAAGGAAGCCGTCGATGCGAAAGAGGAGGAGTTCGGCATGGAACGCATGGCGGAGGTTTTCAGGAGCGCGGCTCCTCATGGAGCGGAAGCGGTGCTTCTCAGGATGCAGGAGGAACTCAAGGCATTCACGGGTGAGTGCGCGCAGATGGATGACATCACCCTGGTGGTCATTGAGAAGCGTTGA
- a CDS encoding DUF1800 family protein, producing the protein MSVAPALALDLDANGLGDVWEARYHATGLAASDDTDGDGQSNAAESAAGTDPRDASSRHTVTITMDGTAISLTALTQPGKKYQVVSGPSPAGPWDPVGEPHIATSAGSHVFTPAAGDTQGFYRVVASDTDSDNDGVDNWSEIQLSGFDPDNGTSFPSASAGNDLAVATAMVQAWRGNALTVTATAAAAYEKENELAVITYTLPGATPYPFTIFLRTDGEADSTKSSASAADFTLRDGNDQPVTHRLVIHAGATSATLSVKPLPDALTEVPEHLNITVAGTPQSAAVSIRDAKPTLANQRLLIAYLRPLDGVDSKGSGIATVRLPGDNDVATVTVSFSNLNSPVNSTQVLNAASSILQSVQPVNYGGQQWLLRASQSFLKDQEVLDALLAGNVKLGVFTQAHVTGEIEGNFQPTSGSTEFQPPSTPGPIDPLADAELERDIARFLTQATFGPTLESINDMKARVANAGGDRIAAYSQWIDEQLGMVPPSLLTYTTAANAEEWSIRGADYSVLQINRRRGWWLLAMASKSQLKERFGFALSEIFVISENDAIVNNRAYGAANYYDMLRGAASGDFRTVLENVSRSPMMGYYLSHLRNSKATYDSGGNLLVSPDENYAREIMQLFSIGLVALHPDGSLKLDGNGSPIPTYDQTDITEMARVFTGWSFSKRNSSTSPTPVDNNTFNQNNGSSYFEAQWTNPMKVFAANHDTGAKSMIGLSLPSGQTGDQDLAAVLNHLNVHPNTAPFICRRLIQRLVTANPSAGYLYRVSEEFRTTGGNFPAVIRKILLDPEARSPQDAITLASSGKVKEPIIRATAFLRAFGAKSTMPLTDLLAFGYPEDEVDKFTAGIGRYQLNSTATTVGQSPLAAPNVFNWFLPDYSPPGVLSANGLLSPELQIANETSTVNATNFLYNGIYASGGLSTTVGYTGQTSQRIFSDFTPLEALYMAVMDTNNDGTITSLDTGAFNNTTAITNACDAVLERIDLLLCAGELKARFGNSPGKPRKIIHDAMVSIRSTSNNSNSASNQATYMRDRIKTGIWLVMSSPVCVTQK; encoded by the coding sequence ATGAGTGTCGCCCCGGCACTTGCGCTGGATCTTGACGCGAATGGCTTGGGTGACGTCTGGGAAGCGCGCTACCATGCCACCGGTCTCGCCGCGTCCGATGACACGGACGGGGACGGCCAGAGCAACGCCGCCGAATCCGCCGCAGGCACGGATCCCCGTGACGCCTCCTCCCGCCACACGGTGACCATCACCATGGATGGCACCGCCATCTCCCTCACCGCGCTGACCCAGCCCGGAAAGAAATATCAGGTTGTGTCCGGACCAAGCCCGGCCGGTCCGTGGGATCCCGTCGGTGAACCCCACATTGCGACAAGCGCAGGCAGCCACGTTTTCACACCGGCCGCCGGAGACACCCAGGGGTTCTACCGTGTGGTGGCCAGCGACACCGACTCTGACAACGACGGCGTGGACAACTGGTCGGAGATCCAGCTATCAGGGTTCGATCCGGATAACGGCACCTCCTTCCCGTCGGCATCCGCCGGGAATGACCTGGCGGTTGCCACGGCGATGGTGCAGGCATGGCGCGGCAACGCGCTGACGGTGACAGCCACCGCAGCGGCGGCCTATGAGAAGGAGAATGAGCTGGCGGTGATCACGTACACCCTGCCCGGCGCCACGCCGTATCCATTCACCATTTTCCTGCGTACCGACGGCGAAGCGGATTCAACGAAGTCCTCCGCATCCGCCGCGGATTTCACCCTCCGGGATGGGAACGACCAGCCCGTCACCCATCGTCTGGTCATCCACGCCGGAGCCACCAGCGCCACGTTGAGCGTGAAGCCGCTGCCCGATGCCCTGACCGAGGTCCCGGAGCATCTCAACATCACCGTCGCAGGAACCCCGCAGAGTGCGGCGGTATCCATCCGGGACGCGAAACCCACCCTTGCGAACCAACGCCTGCTCATCGCCTACCTGCGCCCGCTCGATGGCGTCGATTCCAAAGGCAGCGGCATCGCGACCGTGCGGCTTCCCGGTGACAACGACGTGGCGACCGTCACCGTCAGCTTCTCCAACCTGAACTCACCGGTCAACTCGACCCAGGTGCTCAACGCGGCCTCCTCCATCCTGCAGTCCGTGCAGCCGGTGAACTACGGTGGCCAGCAGTGGCTGCTGCGTGCGAGCCAGTCCTTCCTCAAGGACCAGGAAGTCCTGGATGCGCTGCTCGCGGGCAATGTGAAGCTGGGCGTCTTCACCCAGGCGCATGTCACCGGCGAGATCGAGGGCAACTTCCAGCCCACCTCCGGCTCCACGGAATTCCAGCCACCCTCCACCCCCGGACCGATCGACCCGCTGGCGGATGCGGAATTGGAACGGGACATCGCACGCTTCCTCACCCAGGCGACCTTCGGTCCGACGTTGGAATCGATCAACGACATGAAGGCCCGCGTGGCCAATGCGGGCGGCGACCGCATCGCCGCCTACAGCCAATGGATCGACGAACAGTTGGGAATGGTTCCGCCGTCGCTCCTGACCTACACCACGGCCGCGAACGCAGAGGAATGGTCGATCCGCGGAGCCGACTATTCCGTCCTCCAGATCAACCGCCGCCGCGGTTGGTGGCTGCTGGCGATGGCCTCCAAGAGCCAGCTCAAGGAGCGCTTCGGGTTCGCGCTGAGTGAAATCTTCGTGATTTCGGAGAACGACGCGATCGTCAACAACCGTGCCTACGGTGCCGCGAACTATTATGACATGCTGCGCGGTGCGGCCTCCGGCGACTTCCGGACGGTCCTCGAGAACGTGTCCAGGAGCCCCATGATGGGCTACTACCTGTCCCACCTGCGGAACTCCAAGGCGACCTATGACAGCGGCGGCAACCTGCTGGTTTCCCCGGACGAAAACTACGCGCGGGAGATCATGCAGTTGTTCTCGATCGGACTGGTCGCCCTGCACCCGGATGGTTCGCTGAAACTGGACGGCAATGGCTCGCCGATCCCGACGTATGACCAGACGGACATCACGGAGATGGCACGGGTGTTCACCGGCTGGTCGTTCTCCAAGCGCAACAGTTCCACAAGTCCCACCCCGGTCGACAACAACACGTTCAACCAGAACAACGGCAGCAGCTACTTCGAGGCCCAGTGGACGAACCCGATGAAGGTGTTCGCCGCTAACCACGATACCGGCGCGAAGTCGATGATCGGCCTTTCGCTCCCTTCCGGACAGACCGGAGATCAGGATCTGGCGGCTGTCCTCAACCACCTGAACGTCCATCCCAACACGGCGCCGTTCATCTGCCGGAGATTGATCCAGCGCCTCGTCACCGCGAATCCGTCCGCCGGTTACCTCTACCGCGTTTCCGAGGAATTCCGCACCACGGGTGGAAATTTCCCCGCCGTGATCCGGAAGATCCTGCTGGATCCGGAAGCGCGCTCACCGCAGGACGCGATCACCCTGGCCAGCTCCGGCAAGGTCAAGGAGCCGATCATCCGCGCCACCGCATTCCTCCGGGCCTTCGGCGCGAAATCCACCATGCCGCTCACCGACCTGCTTGCGTTCGGGTACCCGGAGGACGAAGTGGACAAGTTCACCGCGGGCATCGGCCGTTACCAGCTCAACTCCACGGCGACCACGGTCGGGCAGTCGCCGCTCGCCGCGCCCAATGTCTTCAACTGGTTCCTTCCCGACTACTCCCCTCCCGGTGTCCTGTCCGCCAACGGCCTGTTGTCTCCGGAACTCCAGATCGCGAACGAGACCAGCACGGTGAACGCGACCAATTTCCTCTACAACGGCATCTACGCAAGCGGGGGGCTCTCGACCACCGTCGGATACACCGGCCAGACGTCGCAACGGATCTTCTCGGATTTCACCCCTCTGGAAGCGCTCTACATGGCGGTGATGGACACCAACAACGACGGCACCATCACCAGTCTGGACACGGGAGCGTTCAACAACACCACCGCCATCACCAATGCCTGCGACGCGGTGCTTGAACGCATCGACCTGCTGCTGTGCGCGGGCGAGCTGAAGGCGCGCTTTGGAAACTCCCCCGGCAAGCCGCGGAAGATCATCCACGATGCGATGGTCTCCATCCGCTCGACAAGCAACAACTCGAACAGCGCCTCCAACCAGGCAACCTACATGCGGGACCGCATCAAAACCGGGATCTGGCTGGTCATGTCCTCCCCCGTCTGCGTCACCCAGAAATAA
- a CDS encoding STAS domain-containing protein, with the protein MITECPILVGTFERFSWIRCVGKGSFLTSPAMKAFGDDAISNGERCLVVDLGACTGMDSTFMGTLAGMAARLSVVDGGTLQIADAGERNRRSLEDLGLDFLMEIDPPSADWRGKVEEVRKSLKPPKNGVSAGNQARHVLEAHQVLSQANESNARKFSTVVDLLEAELAEKQGATEGS; encoded by the coding sequence GTGATCACCGAATGCCCCATATTGGTAGGAACTTTTGAACGGTTCAGTTGGATCCGTTGTGTCGGGAAGGGCTCATTTCTGACGAGTCCGGCAATGAAAGCGTTCGGTGACGACGCGATTTCCAACGGTGAGCGATGTCTGGTCGTTGACCTCGGTGCCTGCACGGGGATGGACTCCACCTTCATGGGGACTCTCGCAGGGATGGCCGCAAGGCTCTCCGTCGTTGATGGGGGGACGCTCCAGATCGCGGACGCGGGCGAGCGCAACAGGCGCTCCCTGGAAGATCTTGGATTGGACTTTTTGATGGAGATCGATCCTCCCTCCGCTGATTGGCGGGGGAAAGTGGAGGAGGTCCGGAAATCACTGAAGCCGCCGAAGAACGGTGTCTCCGCGGGGAACCAGGCCCGGCATGTGCTGGAAGCCCACCAAGTGCTTTCCCAGGCGAATGAGAGCAATGCCCGGAAATTCTCCACGGTCGTGGATCTGCTGGAAGCGGAACTGGCGGAGAAACAGGGGGCAACGGAGGGGTCGTAG
- a CDS encoding PEP-CTERM sorting domain-containing protein, producing the protein MKIPTATILLSVILSGTSATLHGATVNAFWSAQTEQDAIANGGSFNPDATASTFPVTPGISLAGTHVIAGGGMPGGAATFQDFQGNTWNGVANATGAGFAFGWNGTTTVGSDALTISLNLTNIQNLMIRMDVRSAQGGSEPRASAFSAIEYSIGGGAFTSVPGANLGNFTNNSYVAMNYNLSSLDAIEGQSDVQIRFTVGHAGNTTSFRFDNIQLTADAVPEPAFLSSLLMGAGLLTFRRKRL; encoded by the coding sequence ATGAAAATTCCCACCGCCACCATCCTCCTTTCCGTTATCCTCTCCGGAACCTCCGCCACTCTCCATGGGGCCACCGTCAATGCCTTCTGGTCCGCCCAGACCGAACAGGATGCAATCGCCAATGGGGGATCCTTCAACCCCGACGCAACGGCCTCCACCTTTCCGGTGACCCCGGGCATCTCGCTCGCCGGCACCCATGTGATCGCGGGCGGCGGCATGCCCGGCGGTGCGGCGACATTCCAGGATTTCCAGGGCAATACATGGAATGGCGTCGCCAACGCAACCGGTGCTGGATTCGCATTCGGCTGGAACGGCACCACCACCGTGGGCTCGGATGCACTTACGATCTCCCTCAATCTCACCAACATCCAGAATCTGATGATACGGATGGACGTCCGCTCCGCGCAGGGCGGAAGCGAACCACGCGCCTCCGCATTCAGCGCGATCGAGTACAGCATCGGAGGGGGCGCCTTCACATCCGTACCGGGAGCGAATCTGGGGAACTTCACGAACAACAGCTATGTTGCGATGAACTACAACCTGTCGTCCCTCGATGCGATCGAAGGACAATCAGACGTCCAGATCCGCTTCACCGTCGGGCACGCAGGGAACACCACCAGCTTCCGCTTCGACAACATCCAGCTCACCGCGGACGCCGTTCCGGAGCCTGCATTCCTCAGCTCCCTCCTGATGGGTGCCGGGCTCCTCACGTTCCGCAGAAAGCGTTTGTGA
- a CDS encoding DUF1501 domain-containing protein has protein sequence MKKHQKEDLASRRDFIRQTACASLGVTGLVNALAQMRLMTAAMAQTPPDGSYKALVCLFLNGGHDSNNFLVPAGDPAEDGIRADYETGRGVLKLDRTTLRTLNVPATTRAFNRWHGGRVSPMGLHPEASHLAQLFNEGDLAVMCNVGTLAFPVASRAEYLSGNIPLPRQLFSHSDQQTQWQSSVSDKPFSSGWGGRAADLLHSSYNAGTSKVSMSISLAGINSFQVGTAGQVTQFVVNSGGTVPLSGFGTNYTDALNTDGSYKTTDSAKRLRAFEDIMRLTHANLHEEEYNRIVVRARAAEGTIGAAVTAAGTTGVNFDSIFSTAGATTSLGNQLKMIAKLIAGRNVLGNNRQIFFCQIGGFDTHQTLLVSHGNLVRELNNSIKAFSQSLKELGVWDSVVTFTASDFNRTFTPNNTDSTKAGSDHGWGSHAFVTGGAVNGGDLYGSFPSLKTGAVSGSIDAGSNRGRWIPDTSVDQYAARLASWMGADSNSMEAVFPNLGRFDATTSSTANLGFL, from the coding sequence ATGAAAAAACACCAGAAGGAAGACCTCGCCAGCCGCCGGGATTTCATCCGCCAGACGGCCTGCGCGTCGCTCGGCGTCACCGGTCTGGTCAACGCCCTCGCCCAGATGCGCCTCATGACCGCAGCCATGGCCCAAACGCCTCCGGACGGTTCCTACAAGGCGCTGGTCTGCCTGTTCCTGAACGGGGGTCATGATTCGAACAACTTCCTCGTCCCCGCCGGAGATCCCGCGGAAGACGGCATCCGTGCGGATTATGAGACGGGCCGTGGCGTCCTGAAGCTGGACCGCACCACCCTCCGCACCCTGAACGTCCCTGCCACCACCCGCGCCTTCAACCGCTGGCATGGAGGGAGGGTTTCCCCGATGGGCCTCCACCCGGAAGCCAGCCATCTGGCCCAGCTTTTCAATGAAGGCGATCTGGCGGTCATGTGCAACGTGGGCACCCTCGCCTTTCCCGTCGCCAGCCGTGCGGAGTACCTTTCCGGGAACATCCCGCTGCCGCGCCAGCTGTTCTCCCACTCCGACCAGCAGACCCAGTGGCAGTCATCCGTATCCGACAAACCGTTCAGCTCCGGCTGGGGCGGACGGGCTGCGGACCTGCTGCACTCCTCCTACAATGCGGGGACATCGAAGGTTTCGATGTCGATCTCACTGGCGGGCATCAATTCGTTCCAGGTCGGCACGGCCGGGCAGGTTACCCAGTTCGTCGTGAACAGCGGAGGCACGGTCCCGCTCTCCGGATTCGGAACGAACTACACGGACGCGCTCAACACCGACGGCTCCTACAAGACGACGGATTCCGCGAAGCGGCTGAGGGCCTTCGAGGACATCATGCGTCTCACCCATGCGAATCTCCACGAGGAGGAATATAACCGCATCGTGGTGCGGGCGCGCGCCGCCGAAGGAACCATCGGCGCGGCGGTCACCGCGGCCGGGACAACCGGGGTGAACTTCGACTCCATCTTCAGCACCGCCGGGGCGACCACCTCTCTGGGCAACCAGCTCAAGATGATCGCGAAGCTCATCGCCGGCAGGAACGTGCTCGGCAACAACCGGCAGATTTTCTTCTGCCAGATCGGAGGCTTCGACACCCACCAGACGTTGCTCGTTTCCCACGGCAACCTTGTCCGCGAACTGAACAACTCGATCAAGGCATTCTCCCAATCCCTGAAGGAACTTGGCGTGTGGGACAGCGTGGTGACGTTCACCGCTTCCGACTTCAACCGCACCTTCACCCCGAACAACACGGACTCCACCAAGGCGGGGTCCGACCACGGCTGGGGCAGCCATGCCTTTGTCACCGGGGGCGCGGTCAACGGCGGCGACCTCTATGGCAGCTTCCCTTCATTGAAGACGGGCGCGGTGTCCGGCTCGATCGACGCGGGGTCGAACCGCGGCCGGTGGATCCCGGACACTTCGGTGGACCAGTATGCGGCGCGCCTCGCCTCATGGATGGGGGCGGATTCAAACTCGATGGAGGCCGTGTTCCCGAACCTCGGCCGGTTCGACGCCACCACCAGCTCCACCGCCAATCTCGGGTTCCTCTGA
- a CDS encoding sensor histidine kinase codes for MPLSRSWISLLTLAMTCQGQEIPVVTQAKDLYRLNRAEMLYPTPVRIRGVVTYNRGDEFNDFTMQDETGGLVADAPGTANQLMIGLVPGQEVVIEGVTMVNPPPTPRVKVEKLIPGRMAGLPAPLPFTPEALLGGAGRLCHVEFSGVIREAHVDTKLEPPRLILSLGPPGSRLAVWLARFDDVSMAALKPDTRVRVHGVSMSWTSANLQPYSTFVVVQDPTQIEVLSPPSDTGKLPVTPIGQLLSTVPEGFENRRQRISGTVTLRWSDEAVVIQDDTGGILSYPAAGEMPAIGDRVDCVGFLSPDRGRVILDESSYGDFRPGAPPLPELVSADLLLNEAPIKDRDALLVSTTGVFRSSGRSGTHGLIQVESEGVMFDVVFPPGGALSPEVLPGSLIEVTGVAKFVFTGRSTTAGGRALDRFEIHLPTMAGIKVLSAPSWWTPRRFAVVAGVILFCLLLSLLWVISLRRRVAARSALLVREIRARHEQRVLLEERARLAGDLHDTLSQSLSGAVVQMELADSLDASPAAETHRLLARRLINRSYEDLRRAVWDLTPSVLLNQDLPSALRSVAGEQSADHNCGITIEAGEDLPGLPERSRSHLLRICQEAIHNAIRHGAASEIRVSLKQVEDSMLLVIRDNGRGFDPGKIPGPTDGHFGLSSMRNRVLRLGGAFGVDTSPAGTVVSVTVPIAPVPDCA; via the coding sequence ATGCCCTTGTCCCGATCATGGATATCACTGCTCACCCTGGCGATGACCTGCCAGGGGCAGGAGATCCCGGTGGTCACGCAGGCGAAGGATCTCTACCGGCTGAACCGCGCGGAAATGCTGTACCCCACGCCGGTGCGCATCCGGGGCGTCGTCACCTACAACCGCGGCGACGAGTTCAACGACTTCACCATGCAGGACGAAACCGGCGGTCTGGTGGCGGATGCCCCCGGCACCGCCAACCAACTGATGATCGGCCTGGTGCCCGGGCAGGAGGTGGTGATCGAAGGTGTCACGATGGTGAACCCTCCACCCACCCCGAGGGTAAAGGTGGAGAAACTCATTCCCGGCAGGATGGCAGGTCTTCCCGCGCCGCTCCCGTTCACACCGGAGGCATTGCTGGGAGGTGCGGGCCGGCTTTGCCATGTCGAGTTCTCCGGCGTGATCCGTGAAGCGCATGTTGACACGAAACTGGAGCCGCCCCGGCTCATCCTTTCCCTCGGGCCTCCAGGGAGCCGGCTGGCGGTGTGGCTGGCGAGGTTTGACGACGTCTCCATGGCCGCGTTGAAGCCGGATACCCGTGTGCGGGTCCACGGTGTCTCGATGTCCTGGACCAGTGCGAATCTCCAACCCTACTCGACCTTCGTGGTTGTCCAGGACCCCACACAGATCGAGGTCCTTTCTCCTCCCTCCGACACGGGGAAACTGCCGGTCACTCCCATCGGGCAGCTCCTGTCCACCGTGCCGGAGGGATTTGAAAACCGCAGGCAGCGGATTTCCGGAACGGTCACCCTGCGGTGGTCCGATGAAGCGGTGGTGATCCAGGATGATACCGGCGGCATCCTTTCCTATCCGGCCGCGGGGGAGATGCCCGCCATCGGTGACCGGGTGGATTGTGTGGGCTTTCTCAGTCCGGACCGCGGCCGGGTGATCCTCGATGAATCGTCCTACGGTGATTTCCGTCCCGGTGCGCCACCACTTCCGGAGCTGGTCTCCGCGGATCTCCTGCTGAACGAGGCTCCGATCAAAGACCGGGACGCGCTTCTGGTCAGCACCACCGGCGTGTTCAGGAGTTCCGGGCGCAGCGGCACCCATGGTCTCATCCAGGTTGAGTCCGAAGGTGTGATGTTCGATGTGGTGTTTCCTCCCGGGGGAGCGCTTTCCCCGGAGGTGCTTCCCGGTAGCTTGATCGAGGTCACCGGAGTGGCGAAGTTCGTCTTCACCGGACGGTCCACCACGGCGGGGGGGCGGGCGCTCGACCGGTTTGAGATCCATCTTCCCACCATGGCGGGGATCAAGGTGCTGTCGGCCCCTTCGTGGTGGACTCCGCGGCGTTTCGCGGTGGTCGCCGGGGTGATCCTCTTCTGCCTCCTGCTTTCCTTGCTCTGGGTCATCTCCCTGCGTCGCCGCGTGGCTGCGCGCAGCGCCCTGCTGGTGAGGGAGATCCGCGCCCGCCATGAACAGCGGGTCCTGCTGGAGGAACGTGCCCGGCTGGCCGGGGATCTCCACGACACCCTTTCCCAATCGTTGTCCGGAGCCGTCGTGCAGATGGAACTCGCTGATTCGCTCGACGCATCGCCAGCGGCGGAAACCCACCGCCTGCTCGCCCGGCGTCTGATCAACCGCAGCTATGAGGATCTCCGCCGCGCGGTGTGGGATCTGACCCCCAGTGTCCTGCTCAATCAGGATCTCCCCTCCGCGCTCCGCTCCGTCGCCGGAGAACAGTCCGCGGACCACAACTGCGGAATCACCATCGAAGCCGGGGAGGATCTGCCGGGCCTCCCCGAGCGGTCGCGCTCGCACCTCCTCCGCATCTGCCAGGAAGCCATCCACAATGCGATCCGGCACGGCGCCGCGTCAGAGATCCGCGTTTCCCTCAAGCAGGTGGAGGACAGCATGCTGCTCGTCATCAGGGACAATGGCCGCGGCTTTGATCCGGGAAAGATACCCGGGCCGACGGATGGCCATTTCGGCCTCAGTTCCATGAGGAACCGTGTCCTTCGTCTCGGGGGGGCGTTCGGTGTCGATACATCCCCGGCCGGCACCGTTGTCAGTGTCACCGTCCCCATCGCTCCCGTTCCTGATTGCGCATGA